A part of Ignavibacteriales bacterium genomic DNA contains:
- a CDS encoding DUF2892 domain-containing protein produces the protein MKANIGSADKIIRIILGVVIIALGFYYQTWWGAVGLVPLLTASMNFCPAYNLIGVSTKKKVDTEKLKV, from the coding sequence ATGAAAGCGAACATTGGAAGTGCTGATAAAATCATCAGGATTATTCTTGGTGTGGTAATAATTGCACTTGGGTTTTATTATCAAACATGGTGGGGTGCAGTTGGTTTAGTGCCCTTGCTTACAGCCTCTATGAATTTCTGCCCTGCATACAATTTGATTGGAGTATCTACCAAGAAAAAAGTTGATACAGAAAAACTTAAAGTTTAG
- a CDS encoding M20/M25/M40 family metallo-hydrolase — MKNILITLSLILILSNTIQSQDDFSSLQNLIKKENLLNTVTLLSSKEFDGRLAGSEGYNRASEFMAGEFSKLGLKPLGSDSYFQHLTVEYNKIDTPVVFNLWQDGVVKQYELGKDFIFRGFSGSGNLKSKVVFCGYGITDKESGYDDYKEINVKGKIVIVFKQSPHWTIDNKGWVKTLPREKSIVAANHGAKGILFVSLPNDDKPQPLIGSILHGEGEQLLDFPQLQISIETADELLAGTGYTLHEVQSKIDSLQKPFSFNLHSKVQVEVTAYYNKSARTQNVIGMIEGTDSLLRNEFIVIGGHLDHVGSQGNLVLFPGANDNASGSAGVLEIARAFANGKIKTKRSVIFVLFASEEQGLFGSKFFVDNPPVPLKNITAMLNLDCVGYGDSIQVGNGKSSPNLWQIARGLDKDFTKMMIENTWNGGGADAAPFHEKGIPALYFVTKNSYAHLHLPTDKVETLNGDLYERTVNLAFLTAVKVANGVYKRETVQP, encoded by the coding sequence ATGAAAAATATATTAATAACTCTTTCGCTGATTCTAATTTTAAGTAACACGATTCAAAGTCAGGATGATTTTTCTTCATTGCAGAATCTGATTAAAAAAGAAAACCTTCTCAACACAGTCACTTTGCTTTCTTCAAAAGAATTTGACGGCAGATTAGCCGGAAGCGAAGGGTACAATCGTGCATCTGAATTTATGGCTGGTGAATTTTCTAAACTTGGGCTAAAACCTTTAGGAAGCGATTCATATTTTCAGCATTTAACTGTTGAGTATAATAAAATAGATACTCCTGTTGTATTTAATTTGTGGCAGGATGGGGTTGTTAAACAATATGAACTTGGAAAGGATTTTATTTTCAGGGGATTCTCCGGGTCTGGCAATCTTAAATCAAAAGTGGTTTTTTGCGGCTACGGCATTACGGATAAGGAATCCGGCTACGATGACTATAAAGAGATAAATGTAAAAGGAAAAATCGTTATCGTTTTCAAACAAAGTCCTCACTGGACAATTGACAATAAAGGCTGGGTTAAAACTCTCCCGAGAGAAAAATCAATTGTAGCTGCTAATCACGGCGCAAAAGGAATTTTGTTTGTCTCGCTTCCTAATGACGATAAACCCCAACCTCTGATTGGAAGTATTCTTCATGGGGAAGGCGAACAGCTATTAGATTTTCCGCAGCTTCAAATCAGTATTGAAACCGCTGATGAATTGCTGGCTGGAACTGGCTATACACTTCATGAAGTTCAGAGTAAAATTGATTCGCTCCAAAAACCTTTCTCATTCAATCTGCATTCAAAAGTACAGGTTGAGGTGACAGCTTACTATAATAAATCCGCACGTACTCAAAACGTAATAGGAATGATTGAAGGGACTGATTCATTGCTTCGGAATGAATTTATTGTTATTGGCGGACATTTAGATCACGTTGGCTCGCAGGGTAATTTGGTTTTATTTCCGGGCGCAAATGACAATGCTTCAGGTTCAGCGGGCGTTCTTGAAATTGCCCGTGCATTTGCAAACGGGAAAATCAAAACAAAGCGCTCTGTTATTTTTGTTTTATTTGCAAGTGAAGAGCAGGGATTATTCGGCTCGAAATTTTTTGTGGATAATCCGCCGGTTCCATTAAAAAACATTACAGCTATGTTGAATCTTGATTGTGTTGGCTACGGTGACAGCATTCAAGTCGGTAATGGAAAAAGCTCCCCCAACCTTTGGCAGATTGCCCGCGGATTAGACAAAGATTTTACGAAGATGATGATTGAAAACACATGGAACGGGGGCGGTGCCGATGCTGCTCCGTTTCACGAAAAGGGAATTCCTGCTTTATACTTTGTCACTAAGAACAGTTACGCTCATTTGCATTTACCAACTGATAAGGTTGAAACTTTAAATGGCGATCTTTATGAACGAACTGTCAACCTTGCTTTTCTAACAGCAGTTAAAGTTGCAAATGGAGTTTATAAAAGAGAGACTGTTCAACCGTAA
- a CDS encoding cation transporter, with product MKRQSRLNSQSIASASRGTKSTLIGIFVSIVLVIVKGTAGIIGNSYALVADAIESSSDIVTSLIVIIGLKIASKPADQDHPYGHGKAEPLAAVAVASGLFVAAIIIVIQSIHEIITPHHAPAPFTLIVLVAVVIVKESLFRYVIKVGDSVESIAVKNDAWHHRSDALTSAAAFIGISIALIGGAGYEEADDYAALFASGIILFNAYRLWKPALLEIMDTAPSAEKIIKVREAAVKVDGVLSLDKCFVRKMGFEYYVDIHVIVDGNKTVFEGHEIAHKVKDSLIEAYPNISDVLVHIEPFREKHKTD from the coding sequence ATGAAACGACAATCACGGCTAAATTCTCAAAGCATTGCTTCCGCATCCAGGGGAACTAAATCTACCCTCATAGGAATTTTTGTAAGCATCGTGCTTGTTATTGTAAAAGGTACCGCCGGCATTATTGGGAATTCCTACGCATTAGTGGCTGATGCAATTGAATCAAGTTCTGATATTGTCACTTCGCTAATTGTAATTATTGGATTAAAGATTGCTTCTAAACCTGCCGATCAGGATCATCCGTATGGGCATGGCAAAGCTGAACCACTCGCGGCTGTTGCCGTTGCTTCGGGACTTTTTGTTGCTGCGATAATTATTGTAATTCAAAGCATCCACGAAATTATTACTCCCCACCATGCACCGGCTCCATTCACACTTATTGTTTTAGTTGCTGTTGTTATTGTTAAAGAATCTCTTTTCAGATATGTGATAAAAGTCGGTGACAGTGTTGAAAGTATCGCAGTTAAAAATGATGCATGGCACCACAGAAGCGATGCACTCACTTCAGCGGCGGCGTTCATCGGAATTTCTATTGCATTAATTGGCGGAGCAGGTTATGAAGAAGCTGATGACTATGCGGCACTTTTTGCGTCGGGAATTATACTATTTAATGCATATAGACTTTGGAAACCGGCACTTCTTGAAATAATGGATACAGCACCATCAGCAGAAAAAATAATCAAAGTCCGTGAAGCCGCTGTTAAAGTTGATGGCGTTTTATCATTAGACAAATGCTTTGTCCGCAAAATGGGATTTGAATATTATGTAGATATTCACGTAATCGTTGACGGCAATAAAACAGTCTTTGAAGGTCACGAAATTGCTCACAAAGTAAAAGATTCTTTGATCGAAGCTTATCCGAATATTTCAGATGTGCTTGTTCATATTGAGCCTTTCCGGGAAAAACATAAAACCGATTGA
- a CDS encoding lytic transglycosylase domain-containing protein, translating to MRLNQFFKPASKSLYFSLGITATLFILFLFLSFFFTDGKVVKNIEEFPQKYRIVSPEVPANLDFAGEKIPLDNFEVKERIERELIVNTYLHSATIMSIKRAGRWFPVIEPILKRNGIPDDFKYLCVAESNLDNAVSPAGAKGFWQFIEETGKKYGLEINDVVDERYNVEKSTEAACAYLKDAYLQFGSWTMAAASYNMGMNGVEKQRGRQKTNNYFNLVLGEETSRYIARIVAIKEILKSPTDYGYDLNDSEIYQPLKFKTITVDTSISDLAEFAFAQNINYKTLKYYNPWLRDISLSNKIGKTYYIKLPEEGSINLIRE from the coding sequence ATGAGATTAAACCAATTTTTTAAGCCTGCTTCGAAATCTTTGTATTTCAGCTTAGGCATTACTGCAACACTGTTTATTCTATTTTTATTTCTATCCTTCTTTTTTACAGATGGAAAAGTTGTAAAAAATATAGAAGAGTTTCCGCAAAAGTATCGAATCGTATCGCCCGAAGTTCCAGCAAATCTTGATTTTGCCGGGGAGAAAATTCCGCTTGATAATTTTGAAGTGAAAGAAAGAATAGAGCGGGAACTGATTGTAAACACCTATCTGCACTCAGCAACCATTATGTCAATTAAACGTGCTGGCAGATGGTTCCCCGTTATCGAACCGATTCTAAAACGAAATGGAATTCCTGATGACTTTAAATATTTATGTGTAGCAGAAAGTAATCTTGATAATGCAGTTTCACCAGCCGGGGCAAAAGGCTTTTGGCAATTCATCGAAGAGACCGGGAAAAAATACGGCTTAGAAATTAACGACGTGGTTGATGAAAGATACAACGTTGAAAAATCAACCGAAGCCGCTTGCGCTTATTTGAAAGATGCTTACTTACAATTTGGAAGCTGGACAATGGCAGCAGCTTCATACAATATGGGAATGAATGGAGTTGAAAAACAAAGGGGACGGCAAAAAACAAACAACTATTTTAATCTCGTGCTTGGAGAAGAAACTTCACGATACATCGCCCGAATTGTTGCCATCAAAGAAATACTTAAATCACCGACTGATTATGGCTACGATTTAAATGATTCAGAAATTTATCAGCCGCTAAAATTTAAAACTATTACTGTTGATACCTCTATCTCCGATTTAGCTGAGTTTGCTTTTGCACAAAATATTAATTATAAAACACTTAAGTATTACAACCCATGGCTCAGAGATATTTCTCTTTCGAATAAAATCGGGAAAACTTATTATATCAAACTTCCCGAAGAAGGAAGCATTAATTTAATACGTGAATAA
- a CDS encoding T9SS type A sorting domain-containing protein gives MGMVGTNTFTYTDGEVNLNVKESAIQYYVAATNGTQEDPTNTVTAIGDYNPHKENQQGEELSELKYFLSDNYPNPFNPTTTISFSIPERSFVTLKVYDMLGREVAELVNEELETGSFEKTFDANNLASGIYIYRITAMKDGKIFFNESRRMLLIK, from the coding sequence ATGGGTATGGTAGGTACGAACACATTCACATACACCGATGGTGAAGTAAATCTTAACGTGAAAGAAAGTGCCATACAGTATTATGTAGCAGCAACAAACGGTACACAAGAGGATCCAACAAATACAGTGACAGCAATAGGAGATTATAATCCTCATAAAGAAAATCAGCAAGGCGAAGAATTATCAGAACTAAAATATTTTCTTTCAGATAACTACCCCAACCCTTTCAACCCAACTACAACAATCAGTTTCTCAATTCCTGAGAGGAGTTTTGTAACGCTTAAAGTTTATGATATGCTTGGAAGAGAAGTTGCAGAACTTGTAAATGAAGAACTCGAAACAGGCAGCTTCGAAAAAACATTTGATGCTAATAACCTTGCCAGTGGAATTTACATTTACAGAATCACTGCAATGAAGGATGGAAAAATTTTTTTCAATGAATCCAGGCGGATGCTTTTAATAAAATAA
- a CDS encoding thioredoxin family protein: protein MNTGYISKVAAFIFVLTISIFSQTENPSVSLDNFDPQRDPSTDLKLAVNFAEPNNKRIILDVGGEWCIWCHRLDAFIQSHERIKNLIDQNFVWVKINYSKENKNEKFLSAYPEIPGFPHLFVLEQGGAFLHSQDTGVLEQDKDYSEEKILTFLNEWLPNREK from the coding sequence ATGAATACCGGTTACATTTCAAAAGTTGCAGCATTCATATTTGTGCTTACCATTTCGATATTTTCGCAGACAGAAAATCCTTCTGTATCGTTAGATAATTTCGATCCGCAAAGAGATCCTTCAACAGATTTGAAACTTGCGGTGAATTTTGCTGAGCCAAATAATAAAAGAATAATACTTGATGTTGGCGGTGAGTGGTGTATCTGGTGCCATCGGTTAGATGCGTTTATTCAAAGTCATGAGCGAATTAAAAATTTAATTGATCAAAATTTTGTTTGGGTGAAAATAAATTACAGCAAAGAAAACAAGAATGAAAAATTTCTTTCCGCGTATCCTGAAATCCCCGGCTTCCCTCATTTATTTGTGCTTGAGCAGGGCGGAGCGTTTTTGCATTCACAAGACACCGGAGTTTTAGAGCAGGATAAAGATTACAGCGAAGAAAAAATTCTTACGTTCCTGAACGAATGGCTGCCAAACAGAGAAAAATAG
- a CDS encoding DUF456 domain-containing protein translates to MLEIILVTLGIILTIAGIIGCIVPGLPGPPLNFIALIFVKLTYPDSISWLLILVFAVLTIAITIFDYVVPTYGAKYFGVSKSGIWGSVIGMIAGIFFFPPFGMFIGIIAGAAAGELIGGKSHWQAMKAGTATFFLNLFMMGLKLILSIIMSLVFFFVMADPFFKFS, encoded by the coding sequence ATGTTAGAAATAATTTTAGTTACGCTTGGAATCATTCTGACCATAGCCGGAATTATTGGCTGTATTGTGCCTGGATTACCCGGACCGCCGCTAAATTTTATCGCATTAATTTTTGTGAAATTAACTTACCCTGATTCAATAAGCTGGCTTTTAATTTTGGTCTTTGCAGTTCTCACTATTGCGATAACAATCTTTGATTATGTTGTTCCAACTTACGGCGCAAAATATTTCGGAGTTTCTAAATCTGGTATTTGGGGTTCCGTAATAGGTATGATCGCCGGAATATTTTTCTTTCCGCCATTTGGAATGTTTATCGGAATAATTGCCGGTGCTGCTGCAGGTGAATTAATTGGCGGTAAAAGTCATTGGCAGGCAATGAAAGCTGGCACGGCAACTTTCTTTCTAAATCTATTTATGATGGGACTAAAATTAATTCTTTCAATAATAATGTCTTTAGTCTTTTTCTTTGTTATGGCTGATCCATTTTTTAAGTTTAGTTGA
- a CDS encoding sigma-54-dependent Fis family transcriptional regulator produces MISNSDLKQNFQQRQTENFGTISKAFLEISDKIKTTADSSELNSKIDKLFKLILESNQFFTNELNSFLNQNEKILRHLENLKEENRKLQVLYSTGIVFSSETEMKALMESAIETVVKELIADSGFIILTDDFGSIESVFAKNMNPQENPEALNLSSTVVKNTLQISSPVRIDKTSEDDELAGKSSVIKLGISAVLCVPLIAGSKTLGAVYLDRRKKENPFTHSDLLYLLSFAKQIIRGLQVSMEISSLEKKLLTDAVQNFEDFRKEFKCEKIIGSNKKLFELLKIAAKISPTDASVIILGENGTGKDLLARAIHENSRRKDKPFVTIDCSSIPADLLESELFGYESGAFTGATKSKPGKLEIADGGTIFFDEIGEMSINLQAKLLRIIQTKELERLGSVQTKKIDVRILCATNKNISEMISKGRFREDLYYRLKVIELTLPPLRERKEDIFELSNFFLKKHTQGGKTFSISEEALQILEEYNWPGNIRELENVILRCVVLAKSDMIEPSDLPPELIDKTELEERIEDGKTLLDAETEFRRMFIIRTLRRVKTKAEAAQLLGINRTHFYKLLTQLGIDT; encoded by the coding sequence ATGATTAGTAATTCTGACTTAAAACAAAATTTCCAACAAAGACAAACCGAAAACTTTGGCACGATATCAAAAGCTTTTCTCGAAATTTCTGATAAGATAAAAACAACAGCAGATTCGTCTGAACTTAACTCAAAAATTGATAAGCTATTTAAATTGATTCTTGAATCCAATCAATTTTTTACGAACGAACTGAATTCCTTTCTTAATCAGAACGAAAAAATTCTTAGGCATCTCGAAAATTTAAAAGAAGAAAACCGAAAACTTCAGGTACTTTATTCTACAGGCATTGTTTTTTCTTCCGAAACAGAAATGAAAGCACTAATGGAATCAGCAATTGAAACTGTTGTAAAGGAGTTAATAGCTGATTCAGGATTTATAATTTTGACTGATGATTTTGGCAGCATAGAATCAGTCTTTGCAAAAAATATGAACCCGCAAGAAAATCCGGAAGCGCTAAATCTCAGCTCAACTGTAGTAAAGAATACATTACAAATTTCTTCGCCTGTAAGAATTGATAAGACATCCGAAGATGATGAGCTTGCCGGAAAATCAAGTGTGATAAAACTTGGAATTTCTGCTGTCCTTTGCGTACCATTAATCGCCGGCTCAAAAACTTTGGGGGCAGTGTATCTTGATCGAAGGAAGAAAGAAAATCCTTTCACTCATTCAGATTTGCTTTATCTGCTGTCATTTGCTAAGCAAATTATAAGAGGGCTGCAAGTCTCTATGGAAATTTCTTCTTTGGAAAAGAAACTTTTAACAGATGCCGTGCAAAACTTTGAAGACTTCAGGAAAGAATTTAAGTGTGAAAAAATAATTGGTTCAAATAAAAAATTATTTGAACTTCTAAAAATTGCTGCAAAGATTTCCCCCACCGATGCTTCTGTCATTATTCTTGGCGAAAATGGAACTGGAAAAGATTTGCTTGCGCGTGCTATTCACGAAAACAGCCGTAGAAAAGATAAACCATTTGTCACCATTGATTGCAGCTCAATCCCTGCTGATCTGCTTGAATCGGAATTGTTCGGTTATGAAAGCGGTGCATTCACCGGCGCAACAAAATCTAAACCCGGCAAATTGGAAATCGCTGATGGCGGTACAATCTTTTTTGATGAGATAGGAGAGATGAGCATAAATCTTCAGGCGAAACTTTTACGCATTATTCAAACTAAAGAACTTGAAAGGCTGGGGTCAGTTCAAACAAAAAAAATTGACGTAAGAATTCTCTGTGCAACTAATAAAAATATTTCCGAAATGATTTCGAAAGGTCGGTTTAGAGAAGATCTTTATTACCGATTGAAAGTCATCGAACTTACACTGCCCCCTCTTCGTGAAAGAAAAGAAGATATTTTCGAGCTGTCAAACTTTTTCCTAAAAAAACATACGCAAGGTGGAAAGACTTTTTCCATTTCGGAAGAAGCACTTCAAATTCTTGAGGAATATAATTGGCCCGGAAATATTCGTGAACTCGAAAATGTTATTCTAAGATGTGTTGTCTTAGCCAAAAGTGATATGATTGAACCGTCCGATCTCCCACCTGAGTTGATTGATAAAACCGAATTGGAAGAGCGAATTGAAGACGGCAAAACACTATTAGACGCCGAAACAGAATTCAGAAGAATGTTCATTATTCGAACGCTTCGCCGCGTAAAGACCAAAGCAGAAGCCGCTCAACTATTAGGCATCAACCGTACTCATTTTTACAAACTGCTTACACAACTCGGAATAGATACTTAG
- a CDS encoding T9SS type A sorting domain-containing protein, translating to MLHKNKLMLLLLLVIQSVIPGQSFTDSVVSKIKIDYPELSVEQVRDGIIKVTYPDGTERLENIAPYTDRKIPEGIGYTVIDIPNTDTIPFFWKYRFWQQLYLTNFEYKSIKSGDVNRNGLQELYGFQYIDDTFYPTVVFEKNEADYFEIIYNYPESNYIVENVYDINRDGNTEVAIISDNFSEHKLRFYSKPKKDSLAVDLLFTFRSFGSTDQSFLGDFDGDSLTDMVYSQGEIWIVEYNPQKVNFDTVYNLTYQWPNYTNLLGYGIGDFDQDRKTELVAGDLFGKILVIENSDDNTYDTTWSGSVNTFNAYFHTQTNDIDKNGKPEFWVMGHTSLGITTITIFEASGDNEYQAVGIVDLYGVVSFNAGNLQSIDIDEDGTEEIVITVFGYVIILKFTGSQNNHNYSVYYLKKINEEFFFQNAVMYPLGISHKNELLISFFKYNPRTDYTEIYIASDDTLTSVGADKIQTSSMYLVNYPNPFNISTVIRFGVVESVEVTIKIYNSLGEEVNTLLDKFLSPGSYELNWEGKNKQSKYLPSGLYFIILNSGGSISAIKTILLK from the coding sequence ATGTTACATAAAAATAAGCTGATGTTATTATTACTACTTGTTATTCAAAGCGTGATTCCTGGTCAGTCATTTACTGACTCGGTTGTAAGTAAAATAAAAATTGATTATCCTGAATTATCTGTTGAACAGGTAAGGGATGGAATTATTAAAGTTACTTACCCGGATGGAACGGAACGATTAGAAAACATAGCACCATACACTGATAGGAAAATACCTGAAGGAATTGGTTACACAGTAATTGATATCCCCAATACCGATACTATCCCTTTTTTCTGGAAGTACAGGTTTTGGCAGCAATTATACTTGACTAATTTTGAGTATAAATCTATTAAATCAGGTGATGTTAATAGGAATGGTTTACAAGAGCTTTACGGATTCCAATATATTGATGATACATTTTATCCGACTGTAGTATTTGAGAAAAATGAAGCAGATTACTTTGAAATAATTTATAATTATCCAGAAAGCAACTACATCGTGGAAAACGTATATGATATTAATCGTGATGGCAATACTGAAGTAGCGATAATAAGTGATAATTTTTCTGAGCATAAGTTAAGATTTTACTCGAAACCAAAAAAGGATTCCTTAGCTGTAGATTTACTTTTTACATTTAGATCTTTTGGCTCAACCGATCAATCTTTCTTGGGAGACTTTGATGGGGACTCGTTGACTGATATGGTATATTCACAGGGTGAGATATGGATTGTTGAATATAATCCACAAAAAGTCAATTTCGATACAGTTTATAACCTAACCTATCAATGGCCAAACTATACGAATCTTCTTGGATACGGTATCGGAGATTTTGATCAGGATAGAAAGACTGAATTAGTTGCGGGAGATCTGTTCGGTAAAATTCTGGTTATAGAGAATAGTGATGACAATACCTACGATACAACCTGGTCTGGAAGTGTAAACACTTTTAATGCTTATTTTCATACACAAACCAACGATATTGATAAAAATGGGAAACCAGAATTTTGGGTAATGGGTCACACGTCTCTTGGTATTACGACTATTACAATCTTTGAAGCTTCAGGAGATAATGAATATCAAGCAGTTGGAATCGTCGACCTTTATGGAGTTGTGTCCTTTAATGCGGGAAATCTCCAATCAATTGATATTGATGAAGATGGTACCGAAGAAATTGTCATCACTGTTTTCGGGTATGTTATTATTTTAAAATTCACCGGATCACAAAACAATCATAATTATTCCGTTTATTATTTAAAAAAGATAAACGAAGAGTTTTTTTTCCAGAATGCTGTTATGTATCCTTTAGGAATAAGCCATAAAAATGAATTGCTGATTTCATTCTTTAAGTATAACCCGCGAACGGATTATACCGAAATTTATATAGCATCAGATGACACACTTACTTCTGTTGGTGCTGATAAAATACAAACATCTTCAATGTATCTGGTAAACTACCCAAACCCTTTTAACATAAGCACTGTTATAAGATTTGGTGTTGTTGAAAGTGTAGAAGTTACAATCAAAATTTATAATTCACTTGGCGAAGAAGTGAACACATTGTTGGATAAATTTCTTTCTCCCGGTTCGTATGAATTAAACTGGGAAGGCAAAAATAAACAAAGTAAATATCTTCCTTCGGGTTTATATTTTATCATATTAAATTCAGGAGGTAGTATTTCAGCTATCAAGACAATTTTGTTGAAATAA
- a CDS encoding outer membrane beta-barrel protein: MKNLSTVLVLFVLAFSLSINAQSKVGIQGTFALPMGDFGDGYGLGFGGTVTYMYMVNPNLAVTGSAGYLTWSGKDALDGATFSSIPVLVGARYMFGGGGKFMPYGFAQLGMHFVSSEVDVPSYTVGGITVGGGTVSASDSFFGFGAGLGFLYQLSDKMNLDVNAGFDNISTTNSSSSYIGINAGVAIAL, encoded by the coding sequence ATGAAAAACTTGTCCACTGTTCTTGTTCTTTTTGTTCTTGCATTTAGCTTAAGCATAAATGCACAAAGTAAAGTCGGTATTCAGGGCACATTCGCTCTTCCAATGGGCGATTTTGGTGATGGATATGGTTTAGGTTTTGGCGGAACTGTTACTTATATGTATATGGTTAACCCCAACCTTGCTGTCACCGGCAGTGCTGGTTATCTTACCTGGAGCGGCAAAGATGCATTAGATGGAGCTACTTTCAGTTCAATTCCTGTTCTTGTTGGTGCAAGATATATGTTTGGCGGCGGCGGTAAGTTTATGCCTTACGGATTTGCTCAACTCGGAATGCACTTCGTCTCCAGCGAGGTTGATGTTCCTTCCTATACAGTCGGCGGAATTACTGTTGGCGGTGGAACTGTTTCTGCCTCTGATTCCTTCTTTGGATTTGGCGCAGGATTGGGATTTCTCTATCAGTTAAGTGACAAAATGAATCTTGACGTTAATGCTGGTTTTGATAATATAAGTACTACCAATTCTTCTTCCAGTTATATCGGTATAAATGCCGGTGTAGCTATTGCACTTTAA
- a CDS encoding radical SAM protein: MNFVPSYLKLISSSEFESRISAADAILKNCTSCPRNCYVDRTNGELGTCQSGDQPIVSSYTPHFGEEPVLSGTRGAGNIFFGNCNLRCDYCQNFVISQNPNVESKNQTSVERLAGIMIELQNKSCHNIGLVSPTHFAVPILKAIYLAVKQGLNLPIIYNTNGYDSVEVLKLYKDVVDIYLPDFKYGTDENGRRYSKAPDYFEKTKAAIAEMYNQVGSELVYKDGVIVRGLIIRHLVLPNGLSESEEVFKFISSLDPKIHVSLMSQYFPVNRASKNILLNRCISQTEYYRAVELLNKYGLENGWMQEIESNDFYRPFFDEDRIDPFKNEILIKQ, from the coding sequence ATGAATTTTGTGCCATCATACTTAAAGCTAATTTCTTCAAGCGAGTTTGAAAGTCGCATTTCTGCTGCGGATGCAATCCTAAAAAACTGCACAAGCTGTCCGCGCAATTGTTATGTTGATAGAACTAACGGTGAATTAGGAACCTGCCAAAGCGGCGATCAACCGATTGTTTCATCCTACACCCCCCATTTCGGTGAGGAACCTGTTTTATCCGGAACAAGGGGGGCGGGAAATATATTCTTTGGAAACTGCAATTTGCGATGCGACTATTGTCAAAACTTTGTGATCAGTCAAAACCCAAATGTCGAAAGTAAAAATCAAACATCGGTTGAACGGCTTGCCGGGATCATGATTGAGCTGCAAAATAAAAGTTGCCACAACATTGGTTTGGTTTCTCCGACTCACTTTGCTGTGCCGATATTAAAAGCTATTTATCTGGCTGTAAAACAAGGGTTGAACCTGCCTATCATCTATAATACAAATGGATACGATTCTGTTGAAGTATTAAAATTATATAAGGATGTGGTTGATATTTATCTTCCCGACTTCAAGTACGGCACAGATGAAAACGGAAGACGATATTCTAAGGCTCCGGATTATTTTGAAAAAACAAAAGCAGCAATTGCTGAAATGTATAATCAAGTTGGCAGTGAATTGGTTTACAAGGATGGTGTAATTGTGCGCGGATTAATAATTCGTCATCTCGTTCTGCCCAACGGTTTATCGGAATCTGAGGAAGTATTTAAGTTTATTAGTTCGCTTGATCCGAAAATCCATGTTTCGCTTATGTCACAATACTTTCCTGTAAACCGTGCTTCAAAAAATATTTTGCTAAATAGATGCATCAGTCAAACGGAATACTATCGCGCAGTTGAGCTGCTTAATAAATATGGTTTAGAGAATGGCTGGATGCAGGAAATAGAAAGCAATGATTTCTACCGCCCATTCTTCGATGAAGATAGAATTGATCCTTTTAAGAATGAAATATTAATTAAGCAATAA